A genome region from Syntrophomonadaceae bacterium includes the following:
- the tilS gene encoding tRNA lysidine(34) synthetase TilS, with translation MLEKVLKNIIKYRLLEPHDGVLVAVSGGPDSVALLHALQCLTEEFPLTLWAAHLNHGLRGREAEEDAEFVSHLAKEWGIPAVIEKINVKNLTGKKGLSVQEAARQARYRFLRRVASQRGLAKIAVGHHANDQAETILLNFLRGSGTSGLKGMLPLSQGVIRPLLQITRKEIEEYCRQHGLPSREDSSNLKTDYQRNRVRQHLLPELERYNPRILDTINRMSKVLREEDELLEQVCSMSIAPLVISTGEGIKIPVREFNLLPAAIQGRGIRQCYAALTGSKEGLAFTHVEGALELARGERKKGITFPCGVAILRQKDWLLLRLSVSKRQPEHFAIEVAIPGDTPLAGQNLLVRTRVEEKRGFLLRFSPGTLTNQCVLDWDKVSGPVFVRLRKQGDRFFPLGAPGFKSLKEFFIDQKVPKEKRDLVPIIATAKDILWVAGYRIDNRYKIEPETKRLLCIELVPVDPAD, from the coding sequence ATGCTGGAAAAGGTCCTTAAAAACATAATAAAATATAGACTGCTGGAGCCACATGACGGGGTGTTGGTTGCCGTATCCGGAGGACCAGATTCTGTAGCTCTTCTGCATGCACTGCAATGCCTGACTGAGGAATTTCCCTTGACCCTTTGGGCTGCCCATCTAAATCATGGATTGCGGGGCCGGGAGGCTGAGGAAGACGCAGAATTCGTGAGTCACCTGGCTAAAGAGTGGGGAATTCCGGCAGTGATTGAAAAAATTAACGTCAAGAATCTGACCGGCAAGAAGGGCCTTTCTGTGCAGGAGGCTGCCCGTCAGGCCAGGTACCGGTTTTTGCGCCGCGTTGCATCCCAAAGAGGCCTTGCCAAAATTGCAGTCGGCCATCATGCAAACGATCAGGCGGAGACAATCCTGTTAAACTTCTTGCGGGGATCAGGCACCAGCGGGCTAAAGGGCATGCTGCCTCTTTCCCAGGGGGTGATCCGTCCCCTGCTGCAGATTACCCGTAAAGAAATTGAGGAGTACTGCCGGCAGCATGGACTGCCAAGCCGGGAGGATTCTTCAAACCTTAAAACCGATTACCAGCGCAATCGGGTTCGCCAGCACCTTTTGCCGGAGCTTGAGCGTTATAACCCCAGGATTTTGGATACCATTAACCGGATGTCCAAGGTGTTGCGGGAAGAGGATGAACTGTTAGAACAGGTGTGCAGCATGTCCATTGCTCCTCTTGTCATATCAACCGGTGAGGGCATCAAAATTCCGGTGAGGGAATTTAATCTTTTGCCGGCAGCCATCCAGGGGCGGGGTATCAGGCAGTGTTATGCCGCACTGACCGGAAGTAAAGAGGGCCTGGCTTTTACCCATGTGGAAGGGGCGCTAGAACTTGCAAGGGGAGAAAGAAAAAAAGGGATTACTTTTCCATGCGGTGTCGCTATCCTGCGCCAAAAGGACTGGCTCTTGCTAAGGCTTTCTGTTTCAAAACGGCAGCCGGAACATTTTGCGATTGAGGTTGCAATCCCAGGAGATACGCCCTTGGCTGGGCAAAACCTGCTGGTGCGCACCAGAGTTGAAGAAAAAAGAGGATTCCTGCTCCGGTTTTCTCCCGGTACGTTGACCAATCAGTGCGTGCTGGATTGGGATAAGGTTAGCGGCCCGGTATTTGTCCGTCTGCGCAAGCAGGGGGACAGGTTTTTTCCTCTTGGAGCGCCGGGATTTAAAAGCCTGAAAGAATTTTTTATCGACCAAAAGGTTCCCAAGGAAAAAAGGGACCTGGTGCCCATAATTGCCACAGCAAAGGATATCCTTTGGGTCGCAGGGTACCGGATCGATAATCGGTACAAAATTGAACCTGAAACAAAACGACTCTTATGCATCGAATTGGTGCCTGTTGATCCAGCCGATTAG